The Pseudomonadota bacterium region GCACACTGGGCCTGATCGAAAGGCATGCCCTGCGAGGGATCGCCGTTGAGCAAGTCGTAGATCTCGCGCAGGGCCGGCTCAGCGATCGACCAGTGATCTAGGGCCTGCTGCATCGTGGCGGCGATTTCGTCCACCGCGACGCAGCGGCCAAGATCCCGGCTGACCACGACCAGCTGGCCGTCACGCCCCTTGCTGGCGAGAGAAGCAAGCTTCATCAATGAACTCCTCGAAAAAATGAAGCGATGAGCGCCCCACGCGCGCTTGCGTGGCGCACCCAATAGCGAACTCGGCGAGCGATTCAGATGACGCCGCGGCGCTCCTGATCGAGTTCGATGGACTCGAACAAGGCCTGGAAGTTACCCTCGCCAAAGCCCTGGTTACCCTTGCGCTGGATGATCTCAAAGAAGACCGGACCGATCACCTCTTCGGTGAAGATCTGCAGTAGCTTGCCGCCGCCCTGCATCTCGCCGCCATCGATCAGTATCTTCTGCGCTTGCAGCGTCGCCACATCTTCCCCGTGGTCCGGCAGGCGACGATCGATCAACTCGTAGTAGGCGTCCACCGTATCCTGGAAGGGCACACCCCGCTCGCGTAGGGCCGGAATGCTGGCATAGATATCACGGCTTCCCAGGGCGATGTGCTGGATACCCTCACCGTTGTAGCGTCGCAAGAACTCGGCAATCTGCGACTTATCGTCCTGGCTCTCGTTCAAGGGGATGCGGATCTTCCCACAGGGCGAAGTCATGGCGCGGCTGAGTAGCCCCGTCTTACGCCCCTTGATGTCGAAGTGACGCGCCTCGTGGAAGTTGAACACGCCTTCGTAGAACTCCGCCCACTTGTCCATCTGACCGCGATCCACGTTGTGCGTGAGGTGGTCGATGTACGTGAGTCCCATGTCGCTGGCCGCGGGGTCAGCGCCTTCGATAGGTTCGAAATCGACATCGTAGATGCTCTGCGCACCGTAGCGATCTACGAGGTAGATGTTCAGTCCGCCGATACCGGCGATGGCAGGAATGTTCAGCTCCATCGGCCCAACGGGCGCTTGCACGGGTTGCGCACCGCGGCGCTGAGCCTCCGCGAAGGCGAAGGCCGCATCCTTCACGCGAAATGCCATGGCGTTGGCGGATGCGCCGT contains the following coding sequences:
- the hppD gene encoding 4-hydroxyphenylpyruvate dioxygenase — its product is MATAQNVTENPLGTDGFEFVEFTSPEPEALANLFERMGFVAVGKHRRKDVVRYRQGDINFILNRERSGQPAEFANVHGASANAMAFRVKDAAFAFAEAQRRGAQPVQAPVGPMELNIPAIAGIGGLNIYLVDRYGAQSIYDVDFEPIEGADPAASDMGLTYIDHLTHNVDRGQMDKWAEFYEGVFNFHEARHFDIKGRKTGLLSRAMTSPCGKIRIPLNESQDDKSQIAEFLRRYNGEGIQHIALGSRDIYASIPALRERGVPFQDTVDAYYELIDRRLPDHGEDVATLQAQKILIDGGEMQGGGKLLQIFTEEVIGPVFFEIIQRKGNQGFGEGNFQALFESIELDQERRGVI